The Brassica oleracea var. oleracea cultivar TO1000 chromosome C6, BOL, whole genome shotgun sequence genomic interval AGTCTTCTTCTATAACTAAACTATTTTTAGATACCTGGAGTTGGGTAAATTAGGGTGAAAAATTCTCAGATAAAAAGAGATGTTAACCTTCAGATGTAATATGTTTATTACTGGAGCTTGTAAAGGGCATCAATAAAGGGTATGAAGCCATGCTATCAGGCAAAACAGAAGTTTTCCTCGAGGACAATCCTGTCTGCTTGTCCTGCAGAAATATAAAATCTTTTAGAACCAAAACCACAGTTTAACAAGATATAAGAGTTACATTTCATCTCATTCCTAGACCATATTATTCAATCTAGCTTGATGTCAAATAGCAAAACAAACAAATGGACGCTTTTCTTTGTGTATTTAGGAGTGTCAAGTATACCTTGCTAGAACTTATTCTTTTTCCACAGTTGAATTCTTCTGCTTTTCTTCTCTTTCTCTGTTTAAAAAGAAAAAAAAAATAACAAACGGACAAAGGCAAAAAAACTAAGAAGGCATTTAACAGAACAGAGAAGATTTTTCGCAAAACTCCAAACAAAAAAAAAAAAAACTTTGAAAGTTGCAGATAGGTGAAAACAGAGCTTTACCGTAATCCATCTACACTGCAAAGCAACATCTCGAACGGTTTTGTCAGGCAAAGTGGCTGCAATTTTAATATACTTGATAATACTTGGCTTATCCTTATATCTGCAAAAAGACAGAACCAAACTCCTTCAGTCAGATCAACTTCAAACAAAAGAAAAGACTCATTGATAATAAAGAAATAACATAAACACTCACTTCTCAAGGCCAACCTCCAGTTTGAGCTGTTCTTCAGTTGACCATTCACTAGCCAATGAAGTCTCTGGTTTGATCCCAGAACCCGAATCAAGAGACGAATTCGAAGAGTTCCCATTCTGAACATTACTGATCATATTCATCCCCAACAAGGAACCACTTCGACCAAAGTAAGGACCCATCGGCATCATCTCAGACGAGCTCAAAGATTGGAAATTTATAGACTCGTAAGGGAACCCAGAGCTAGATCGTGTAGCCATCCACATAACTAAAGAAAGAAAACCACCATACACACACACACACACACCTCTAAACCCTCAACATCCTCTTAAGATCAGCTAAAAAGGAGCAAACTTTATGAATCGAAATCACGATTAGCCCCGAAATCAAACTAATTAAACTAAATCCATCTCAAATGCGAGCTTCCTTTGATCGTGTAGCCATGGAACGAGGAGAAGAGGATTTTTTTTTTTGGTTGCAGTTTTTTTTTTCTCTTAACGAAACCAAAGTTGGTTTTTTGTTTACCAAATTACACCAATTATCTGCGTCTCTTTTAGTTTGTGGGATTGCTTTTTTAAATTTGCTTCCGCCTTCTTGGAGAGTATTTAGAGAAATAAAGATAGAAAATGGGAAAAAGTATGTCTGTATTGTAGTGTAGTGTTATTATATACTTAGTGAAAACAACGTCAACTTTCCACCATTTTTCTCATGGATAAAGATAAACTCGAAGTGGATTGACAAAAAAAAAAGATTAACTCGAAGTGAAATCCAAATTTAATACAACTAGTTTCCAACATAATAGGAATAATAATGTGAAATTGAAAAATAAAATAGGATTTTCACTGTAAGCAAAGAATAGAATAAAGGAAAAGATTCCTTCCGCTAGTTGAAGGGAGGGAGGTAAGACCAAGAACATTATATTTCATTTGATTTTGTTTACTCTATAGCATTCTTGTATTTTAATTTATAAGTTTTTTTTTAGTTTAAAACTGCATATTAAAATATTTTGTTTTTAATATTCCTGTATAAAATATTTATTTAGTTTTTGAATTTAATTAAGTACTTAATTAATTATTTTTGCATTGGGTTTTGAAAATAATTTAGTTTGCCCCCCAACCCAAAGAAAATAACAAAAATAGAGGATATATTATTATTGTTGTTTGGCACTTTACAAATACTAAGGATCGTTATCTGCGCCAAGGCGAATAATTTTTGCATTTTAATCTATTTTTGTCTCTTGTTTATTAATCCAGCATTCAGTTTTTCAATGCATTTTATCTTCACCATCTCTTCTTATCTTGTTTACATTTATTTTCACGTTATGTCGTTTGATTTGTCTTAGTTTTGGCTTGTGCAATAACTTAACCCTGCTCATTTTTCTTTCATTCTTTATTGATTGATATTTTTATCTCGCTTAGCTTTGTGTTGCCACTAATTTACTCGAATCATTTTTCATCATCTGCTTCGTATTATTTTCATCCCCACTTGCCTATTTGTGCAGAAAATGACTTGATCATTATATAGTAGCACCGAAAAGTTAGATGGAGAATGAGGTATGAATGCAAAGTAGACAAAACAATTAAAATCTTACTGATTATGGGAAATATAAGAAATCAATTCTCTTGAAATGACGTATAACTGTCCAATAGCGTGACAGAAGTACTTGTTCATGTTCTCACCAAACTTCCAATTCTACATGTATATATAAATCTATTAGAGTTATTGACAATGCTCTGTTGCGATATTTGTTAGCTAAAATAATCCATCCAACATAATAGGAAAAAGAAACCAATGAAATTGTAAAGCTAACCATCAGCTGAGATGCTTTTGCTGTTCTGACACATTGCAAGCTTAGTGATTTCACTGTCAAAAGCAACAAATTAAGCAGTCATATACATCCGAGACATTTATTTACAAACGGTGCCTAGCACAAAAAAAAAGCATATTATTATGTTACAGATGATAAGTTTGATGCATAAATACAGTTTAGAATTTTTTTCAACTGAACATTTGTGCCTACTGAATTACCTTACAACACCCACTGCATTGTGATTTTGGCATGTTAAAGCTGAAAATCAACATTGGAGCTTGCGTTAGCATTTGGAACATGAAATATAGCACCATCAATTTCCAGTGTTAATTTCATTGACAATAGCTGTGCAAAAGAGCTCTGCTAGTAAGGTAATCGTGATTAGTAATTCTTTACATCTTAGTGTTGTACACTTCAAAACGATAGACACTTACAATCGACGGCTCTCAAAGATGGACCACAAACCATCTAATGATATGCTTACCTCGTCGTATAAGTAATCCATGTCACTTCCCTCCCACNNNNNNNNNNNNNNNNNNNNNNNNNNNNNNNNNNNNNNNNNNNNNNNNNNNNNNNNNNNNNNNNNNNNNNNNNNNNNNNNNNNNNNNNNNNNNNNNNNNNNNNNNNNNNNNNNNNNNNNNNNNNNNNNNNNNNNNNNNNNNNNNNNNNNNNNNNNNNNNNNNNNNNNNNNNNNNNNNNNNNNNNNNNNNNNNNNNNNNNNNNNNNNNNNNNNNNNNNNNNNNNNNNNNNNNNNNNNNNNNNNNNNNNNNNNNNNNNNNNNNNNNNNNNNNNNNNNNNNNNNNNAAAGCAACTGATGAAAATAAACAAATATGTTTCACAGCACATAAACTCTTCTTGAACAATCAGGCAACAAATAGTATGTCTCCTGTGTGAATCAGCTGAGTCCTCGATGGCATCCTGGACGACAAATGTCTTCTTCTTCTTCTTGGTTAGATCAAAGGGTGCAGGCTAAGAATGACCAAAGAAAATTAAAACCATACAATCATGATTTATCAGGCAAAATAAAAGAACCGATGATGAATTTATTAAAGATGGGGAGATGTAGAGACTAAAGAAGAAAAACTAATTCAGGAAACTCAAAGAGCCAATCTGTGTTTCTTAGATGAGTCATGAACCGATGATTAAAAATTGAAAGCCCTAAACTTCCATTGAAGAGAACGCTTACAGACCAAAAAAGTTTATTGGGCTTTTTTTTTTAACGAATCCCATTTCAAAACGTGAGTTATAAAGTATTTATTAAATCATTCGATAAAATAAATAAGTGTGGATCCCACAGAGAAAATCGAAGAAGCAAAGGTTTCTGACCTTCATAAATATATATTTGTTTCAGCCATCAATGTACAAAGAATATTTTAGCTCAGTGGTATAAATGTTGTTGTTTAGATCTCAATAACCCGGGTTCGAGTCACAGACTTGACATTTTTTCACACTTTTTAAAAATGGGACCCACATA includes:
- the LOC106298308 gene encoding uncharacterized protein LOC106298308 encodes the protein MWMATRSSSGFPYESINFQSLSSSEMMPMGPYFGRSGSLLGMNMISNVQNGNSSNSSLDSGSGIKPETSLASEWSTEEQLKLEVGLEKYKDKPSIIKYIKIAATLPDKTVRDVALQCRWITRKRRKAEEFNCGKRISSSKDKQTGLSSRKTSVLPDSMASYPLLMPFTSSSNKHITSEDLSGHAISLLEQNVRALSQIRANLSSYKVHDNIDLFCQTRNNLITIQNDMNNMPGLMSQMPPLPVAINDNLSATLLSNSTLAMPLNTMKNGGFHMKQEPSG